One window of uncultured Methanoregula sp. genomic DNA carries:
- a CDS encoding methanogenesis marker 6 protein: MTDYTPTHVGTVTKYVVVESYEITPADLAIRGYEISQGAMIKETCFGLVVSGKEEEVDRIVTGLRAIDPAHIFVKDRGFPPGDARRCRANLGGARPGYNGLEFEMTIIPFVSHGLEEIKTRDAATIPRPENPLEHPSLDISRLKKLMEAQES, from the coding sequence ATGACGGATTATACACCAACCCACGTTGGTACCGTCACGAAATACGTGGTGGTGGAATCGTACGAGATCACGCCGGCCGACCTGGCGATCCGGGGATACGAGATATCGCAGGGCGCCATGATCAAGGAGACCTGTTTCGGTCTCGTGGTCAGCGGAAAGGAGGAAGAGGTCGACCGTATCGTGACCGGTCTGCGGGCAATCGATCCCGCACACATCTTCGTGAAAGACCGGGGGTTCCCACCCGGCGATGCCCGGAGGTGCCGGGCAAATCTTGGCGGTGCACGCCCCGGGTACAATGGCCTGGAATTCGAGATGACCATAATCCCGTTCGTCTCGCACGGGCTTGAAGAGATCAAGACCCGCGATGCGGCGACAATTCCCCGCCCGGAAAACCCTCTCGAACACCCCTCCCTCGATATATCCCGACTCAAGAAACTCATGGAAGCACAGGAGTCCTGA
- a CDS encoding methanogenesis marker 3 protein, producing the protein MAAIHLDGVRMEIGEGVTLASLLPDHPKGCAIGIIRPATQEKTETGSLAISTTAGEITIEISGRDADLIETADTIAKLVLHWSDRYAAAFGPFPTTIRPLRKQHLYERGDVILGCGGYEPSRSYLIFSKSRHSADHGADESGGVIGKVVSGRAVLDRWTTGDRITKIEPVISWADTSSSFTTTDMNLVPGDGTQVVTYLEIMAQGYSPEHITTEAAGSVEHMLLALQSGRFTAGLATSTYIMDPRLAGTEDVPKEFRRPRREGTVTVRTTGKSAGGVYIYRADVPSSLVHSVTGQVVHGVELAKLAKEHDILSVRVLPGRIDLLGLPLAKAQEITAAHGVSLKADKTEGDRIIVSQEPGTTLDVLNERLVTVTTAPAEKVIDIELDDANAPLSCEVFRKFTGLKEHDAGMMPVFFKFEDTVLFKPAIAPGTKIIPENQPKDEVPGASLAITNDSRKGAGLVGVRLVANSEFGPTSEPFEGTNLIGRVIDTEKLKKVRERETVYIREVKR; encoded by the coding sequence ATGGCTGCAATCCACCTCGACGGAGTGAGGATGGAGATCGGGGAGGGAGTTACTCTTGCATCGCTCCTCCCCGATCATCCGAAAGGCTGTGCGATAGGTATCATCCGGCCGGCAACCCAGGAGAAGACCGAGACCGGGAGCCTCGCGATCAGCACCACGGCCGGTGAAATTACCATTGAGATCAGCGGCAGGGATGCAGATCTCATTGAAACGGCCGATACCATTGCAAAACTCGTGCTCCACTGGAGCGACCGGTACGCCGCCGCATTCGGCCCGTTTCCCACCACGATCCGCCCTTTGAGAAAACAACACCTGTACGAACGGGGCGACGTAATTCTCGGCTGCGGGGGCTACGAGCCCTCGCGTTCCTACCTCATCTTTTCCAAGAGCCGGCACTCGGCAGATCACGGGGCAGACGAGAGCGGGGGAGTCATCGGCAAGGTCGTAAGCGGCAGGGCTGTTCTCGACCGGTGGACAACCGGTGACCGGATCACGAAGATCGAACCGGTCATCAGCTGGGCGGATACCAGCAGCTCGTTCACCACTACGGATATGAACCTCGTTCCCGGGGATGGAACGCAGGTGGTAACGTACCTGGAGATCATGGCACAGGGCTATTCCCCTGAACACATCACCACGGAAGCCGCCGGCAGCGTGGAACATATGCTGCTCGCACTCCAGTCCGGCAGGTTCACGGCGGGCCTCGCAACAAGCACCTATATCATGGATCCCCGCCTCGCCGGAACAGAGGACGTGCCAAAAGAGTTCCGCCGTCCCCGGAGGGAAGGGACCGTCACCGTCAGGACCACCGGGAAATCCGCAGGAGGGGTCTACATTTACCGGGCTGATGTCCCGAGCAGCCTTGTCCACAGTGTCACCGGCCAGGTTGTCCATGGCGTTGAACTTGCAAAACTGGCAAAGGAGCACGATATCCTGTCCGTGCGGGTCCTGCCGGGCAGGATCGACCTGCTCGGGCTGCCGCTTGCAAAAGCCCAGGAGATCACTGCGGCCCATGGGGTTTCGCTCAAAGCCGACAAGACCGAAGGCGACCGCATCATCGTATCCCAGGAACCGGGAACCACGCTGGATGTCTTAAACGAACGGCTGGTAACCGTGACAACTGCCCCGGCAGAGAAAGTAATCGACATCGAGCTCGACGATGCCAATGCGCCGCTCAGCTGCGAGGTTTTCCGAAAGTTTACCGGGCTCAAGGAGCACGATGCCGGCATGATGCCGGTCTTTTTCAAATTCGAGGATACCGTTCTCTTCAAGCCGGCCATAGCGCCGGGCACGAAGATCATCCCGGAGAACCAGCCAAAGGACGAGGTGCCGGGAGCCTCGCTTGCCATCACGAACGATTCCCGCAAAGGTGCGGGTCTTGTCGGGGTGCGCCTTGTGGCGAACAGCGAGTTCGGCCCTACATCTGAACCATTCGAGGGAACCAACCTCATCGGGCGTGTCATCGATACAGAGAAACTCAAAAAAGTCAGGGAGCGGGAGACCGTGTATATCAGAGAGGTAAAGCGATGA
- a CDS encoding diaminopimelate decarboxylase translates to MQGKKPIKKTVPFSKAQIEELEKRHPTPFHIYDEEAIRSASRRLYKAFSWVTGPDGKEGGFKNYFAVKALPNPYILRVLREEGMGADCSSLPELLLADAVGITGEEIMFTSNDTPREEFVEAKKLGAIINLDDITHIDFLEKTAGIPDLLCFRYNPGEEYSHGNPIIGNPSEAKYGLTHDQILKAYKIAQQMGAQRFGLHAMIVSNQRGEDILADAARLLFNLAVEIHKKTGIRLEFINLGGGIGIPYSPADNQVNVEDYARKVHELYNEIIVENGLSPIRIVMESGRAVTGPYGYLVSRVLHVTQKHRDYVGLDACMANLMRPALYGAFHQITVLGKEDHPLDHVYDVTGSLCENNDKFAIQRFLPEVSDGDLLVIHDTGAHGHAMGFNYNGKLRSAEFLMQAGGKFKLIRRAETVNDYFATLDFEGSDFAGFAKKKAPTAVKAKSKNR, encoded by the coding sequence ATGCAGGGAAAAAAACCCATAAAAAAGACCGTTCCTTTTTCCAAAGCCCAGATTGAGGAGCTTGAAAAAAGGCACCCGACACCCTTCCATATCTATGACGAGGAGGCGATCCGTTCTGCATCGCGACGGCTTTACAAAGCATTCTCGTGGGTAACGGGTCCTGACGGAAAAGAAGGCGGGTTCAAGAACTACTTCGCGGTCAAGGCCCTCCCGAACCCGTACATCCTTCGTGTCCTGCGTGAAGAGGGCATGGGAGCGGACTGCAGCTCGCTTCCGGAGCTCCTGCTGGCTGATGCCGTCGGGATCACCGGGGAGGAGATCATGTTCACCTCCAACGATACCCCAAGAGAAGAGTTCGTGGAGGCAAAAAAACTGGGTGCAATCATCAATCTCGACGATATCACCCATATTGACTTCCTGGAAAAGACCGCGGGAATCCCGGATCTTCTCTGCTTCCGCTATAACCCCGGGGAGGAATACAGTCACGGTAACCCGATTATCGGAAACCCAAGCGAAGCGAAATACGGGCTCACGCACGATCAGATCCTCAAAGCGTACAAAATCGCACAACAGATGGGTGCACAACGTTTCGGCCTGCATGCCATGATAGTATCCAACCAGCGCGGGGAAGATATCCTTGCCGATGCAGCCCGGCTGTTGTTCAACCTTGCCGTTGAAATCCATAAAAAGACCGGCATCCGGCTTGAGTTTATCAATCTCGGAGGGGGTATCGGCATTCCCTATTCGCCAGCTGATAATCAGGTGAACGTCGAGGACTATGCACGCAAAGTGCACGAGCTCTATAACGAAATCATCGTTGAAAATGGTCTTTCACCCATAAGGATTGTTATGGAAAGCGGCAGGGCTGTGACCGGACCGTACGGCTACCTGGTCTCGCGGGTACTCCATGTCACGCAGAAACACCGTGACTATGTCGGTCTGGATGCATGCATGGCAAACCTCATGCGCCCCGCCCTCTATGGTGCCTTTCACCAGATAACGGTACTGGGAAAGGAAGACCATCCCCTGGACCACGTATACGATGTGACCGGCAGCCTGTGCGAGAACAATGATAAATTCGCGATCCAGAGGTTTCTCCCCGAGGTCAGTGATGGAGACCTCCTGGTAATCCACGACACCGGGGCGCACGGTCATGCGATGGGATTCAACTACAACGGCAAGCTCCGTTCAGCTGAGTTCCTGATGCAGGCTGGCGGCAAATTCAAGCTTATCCGGAGGGCAGAAACGGTAAATGATTATTTTGCCACCCTGGACTTCGAAGGATCGGATTTTGCCGGGTTTGCAAAGAAGAAAGCACCCACCGCTGTCAAGGCCAAAAGTAAGAACCGATGA
- a CDS encoding HAD family hydrolase yields MSVAVVFDSAGTLLNTYRVAKDICNKKLLPGVETTTLTFSSQDRVLIVLPVHSQDLMATPGERLLSDYLIEHNIGFGVSCTRKITTAEEIGDVLYADSRVKVEDLQECIRNVWTVCKQESVVTLNSGAIINMAQKGIEFTITAGGWPFDGAKEAITALHRMGVPAFIASGDRVTKLERMADHLGIPRDRVNGIATPTVKAQIVSDLRQEYDKVIMVGDGINDLCAMRNADIAILTVQQPGDRPEELYKEADYVVQNVGEVVTIVEDLIRCQRNLRS; encoded by the coding sequence ATGTCAGTTGCTGTAGTTTTTGACAGTGCCGGAACGCTGCTGAATACCTACAGGGTTGCAAAGGATATCTGCAACAAAAAGCTCCTTCCCGGCGTTGAGACCACAACCCTGACCTTCAGTTCCCAGGACAGGGTTCTCATCGTCCTTCCCGTCCATTCCCAAGATCTCATGGCAACACCGGGCGAACGGCTCCTGTCCGATTATCTCATCGAACACAACATCGGTTTCGGGGTCAGCTGCACGCGGAAGATCACGACCGCAGAAGAGATCGGCGATGTGCTCTATGCCGACAGCCGGGTAAAGGTAGAGGATCTCCAGGAGTGCATCCGGAACGTCTGGACGGTCTGCAAACAGGAATCCGTGGTGACGCTCAATTCCGGCGCGATCATCAACATGGCGCAGAAGGGTATCGAGTTCACGATTACTGCCGGGGGCTGGCCTTTCGATGGTGCCAAGGAGGCAATCACCGCCCTCCACCGGATGGGGGTGCCGGCATTCATCGCATCCGGGGACCGGGTCACCAAACTCGAGAGGATGGCAGACCATCTCGGGATCCCCCGCGATCGGGTCAACGGTATCGCAACGCCAACGGTAAAAGCGCAGATCGTCAGCGACCTCCGGCAGGAATACGACAAGGTCATCATGGTCGGGGACGGGATCAACGACCTTTGTGCCATGAGAAACGCCGATATCGCTATCCTGACCGTCCAGCAGCCCGGTGACCGCCCCGAAGAGCTCTACAAGGAAGCGGACTATGTCGTGCAGAATGTCGGCGAGGTCGTGACCATTGTTGAAGATCTTATCCGATGCCAGCGGAATTTGCGATCGTGA
- a CDS encoding PAS domain S-box protein, with translation MALSREITAQIKELLEKNPQGLSITSIVSSTRINRNTAGRYLDNLLVSGQVEMRHFGMAKIYSLSQRLPVSSILSISSDFFLQLDSGLRIVYLNTSFEHMLGVAGKDLLGKNIEYSAIPQVLDTAFPPLFSRIKEGVAGTDYHGELEVPALERVFFCRVVPVVFTEGQRGVSVLIEDITSRKQDEERLRRSESRLRCIIEAAPVGIGLVVERVITEVNDRLSDMTGYRPRELIGRSARILYPTTEDFEYVGKEKYRQIEEMGSGIVETQWRRKDGTIIDILLSSTPLNPRDPGAGVTFIALDTTRQKRTETELLEQERQYRFIADNSLDIITRLTPTCVCTYVSPSVTPILGYSVQESIGISVLALVCPEDIVRVQEELHAIRRNDCTNTRSTFRFRHKDGQYLWFESTINVIRDENGEIREFLGISRDITDRIQSEETARRRDRVLHAFGAASGFLLTGRIRDPFPRVLATMGEAMDADAAYIYQDFRDPGDGSHSPKRRYRWTKDPSRDPGTSMDCRVLFPKPWSERLASGIWIAGPRGRFSIPEQQLMDKMRVQSILVVPIQVKGAYWGFIGCSDLHAEHEWADSEIEILMTLAATIGIVLERQAVNGII, from the coding sequence ATGGCACTCTCCAGGGAGATTACCGCTCAGATCAAGGAGCTGCTCGAGAAGAACCCGCAGGGGCTCAGCATCACCAGCATTGTCAGCAGTACCCGGATTAACCGGAACACTGCCGGCCGGTACCTGGACAACCTGCTCGTTTCCGGGCAGGTCGAGATGCGCCACTTCGGGATGGCAAAGATCTACTCCCTCTCACAGCGGCTCCCGGTCTCATCTATCCTCTCCATATCTTCAGATTTTTTCCTGCAGCTTGACAGCGGCCTGAGGATCGTTTATCTCAATACCTCTTTTGAACACATGCTGGGCGTAGCAGGGAAGGACCTCCTGGGAAAGAACATCGAATATTCAGCAATTCCCCAGGTTCTGGACACCGCTTTTCCCCCGCTGTTTTCCCGGATCAAAGAGGGGGTTGCCGGAACAGATTACCATGGGGAACTTGAGGTTCCCGCACTGGAGCGGGTATTCTTCTGTCGTGTTGTGCCCGTAGTTTTCACCGAAGGACAGCGGGGAGTCTCAGTACTTATTGAGGATATCACGAGCCGGAAACAGGACGAAGAGCGCCTCCGCAGGAGTGAGAGCCGGCTGCGCTGCATTATTGAGGCCGCACCGGTAGGAATAGGCCTTGTTGTGGAGAGGGTTATAACCGAAGTGAACGACCGGCTCTCCGACATGACGGGTTACCGTCCCCGTGAGCTCATTGGCCGGTCAGCGCGAATCCTGTACCCGACTACGGAGGATTTTGAGTATGTCGGGAAAGAGAAATACCGCCAGATAGAAGAGATGGGATCGGGAATTGTGGAGACGCAGTGGCGAAGGAAAGACGGAACCATCATCGATATCCTGCTCAGTTCAACGCCCCTGAACCCCCGGGATCCCGGGGCAGGAGTCACGTTTATTGCCCTGGACACCACCCGCCAGAAACGAACGGAAACCGAGCTCCTTGAACAGGAGCGGCAATACCGCTTCATTGCAGACAATTCCCTTGACATCATCACCCGCCTGACACCCACCTGCGTCTGCACATACGTTTCACCTTCGGTGACGCCCATCCTCGGGTATTCTGTCCAGGAATCGATTGGCATCTCCGTTTTAGCCCTTGTCTGCCCGGAGGACATTGTCCGGGTCCAGGAAGAACTGCACGCTATCAGACGAAACGACTGTACCAATACGAGGTCAACATTCCGCTTCCGTCACAAGGACGGGCAGTACCTCTGGTTTGAATCCACGATCAACGTGATCCGCGATGAGAACGGGGAGATCCGGGAATTCCTGGGTATATCCCGGGACATAACGGACCGTATACAATCGGAAGAGACTGCCCGCAGACGCGACCGGGTTCTCCACGCGTTCGGGGCAGCTTCCGGATTCCTGCTCACGGGAAGAATTCGGGATCCCTTCCCCCGCGTGCTGGCAACCATGGGGGAGGCCATGGATGCAGATGCTGCTTACATTTACCAGGATTTCCGGGATCCGGGGGATGGGAGTCATTCCCCGAAAAGAAGGTACCGGTGGACAAAAGATCCATCCCGGGATCCCGGTACCAGCATGGATTGCAGGGTGCTCTTCCCAAAGCCATGGTCGGAACGCCTTGCTTCCGGTATCTGGATTGCCGGCCCCCGGGGCAGGTTCAGCATTCCTGAACAACAACTGATGGATAAGATGAGAGTACAATCCATCCTTGTTGTCCCAATCCAGGTAAAGGGAGCGTACTGGGGCTTCATCGGATGCAGTGACCTGCATGCGGAGCATGAATGGGCCGACTCCGAGATCGAGATCCTCATGACGCTGGCCGCAACGATAGGTATCGTGCTCGAACGCCAGGCCGTGAACGGTATCATCTGA
- a CDS encoding ribose 1,5-bisphosphate isomerase, which yields MIVTDTAEKIKSMEIRGAGRIARAAAEALRDHALSVQAPHTAAFRQEMERAAAILVATRPTAVSLPNAVHLVMNGIGQATTVDEARSGVTRRAEEFIQSSQHAVEKIAEFGARHIRNGDKILTHCNSEVALACIIEAHRSGKEIEVFATEVRPRNQGLITIRTLNDAGIKTNFIVDSAVRSFIHDIDLVVVGADAVTVNGAVVNKIGTSQVAHTAVEARVNVLVAAETYKFAPRTVIGELIQIEERPGNEVLPDAIAKTLPNVTVRNPAFDITPAEYIDLIVTEQGAIPPQMAYVIIREYLGWGIEEFHKGLVLNHVHED from the coding sequence ATGATCGTAACTGATACTGCAGAGAAGATAAAGAGCATGGAGATCCGTGGCGCAGGAAGGATCGCCCGTGCGGCTGCAGAAGCCCTCCGGGATCATGCGCTCTCCGTCCAGGCTCCGCATACCGCGGCATTCCGGCAGGAGATGGAGCGGGCCGCTGCAATCCTTGTCGCAACACGACCGACCGCGGTCTCGCTCCCGAATGCCGTTCACCTGGTCATGAACGGGATCGGGCAGGCAACAACCGTGGACGAGGCCCGCTCCGGGGTAACCCGGCGCGCCGAGGAGTTCATCCAGTCCTCGCAGCACGCGGTGGAAAAGATCGCAGAGTTCGGGGCACGGCATATCCGTAATGGGGACAAGATCCTTACGCACTGCAACTCGGAAGTGGCACTTGCGTGCATCATCGAGGCGCACCGGAGCGGAAAAGAGATCGAGGTCTTTGCTACCGAGGTGCGCCCGAGAAACCAGGGGCTTATCACGATTCGGACCCTGAACGATGCCGGGATCAAAACCAACTTCATTGTCGATTCCGCGGTGAGATCCTTTATTCACGATATCGATCTCGTTGTGGTAGGGGCAGATGCCGTCACGGTCAACGGCGCCGTGGTGAACAAGATCGGGACATCGCAGGTCGCCCACACCGCGGTCGAGGCCCGGGTGAATGTTCTCGTGGCTGCCGAGACGTATAAGTTTGCGCCACGGACAGTCATCGGGGAGCTTATCCAGATCGAGGAACGGCCGGGGAACGAAGTGCTGCCGGATGCGATCGCAAAGACCCTCCCGAATGTAACGGTCCGTAACCCGGCATTCGATATTACCCCTGCAGAATACATTGATCTTATCGTGACCGAACAGGGTGCCATTCCTCCGCAGATGGCTTACGTGATCATCCGCGAGTACCTTGGCTGGGGCATCGAGGAGTTCCATAAGGGTCTCGTCCTGAACCATGTGCACGAGGATTGA
- a CDS encoding methanogenesis marker 5 protein gives MAKVFIYPATSLILSDMVARFGHTPLSSATAIRERVQTAGFESPPLQITPEEPKKGLKWAAVEVPAGVRGRMSLYGPMIEACDAAIIINDADLAFGCMGCARTNELIKFLLHQKEMPRLELNYPKNEEEGVKFVAAIKQFLTGLGGAK, from the coding sequence ATGGCAAAAGTATTCATCTACCCTGCAACGAGCCTGATCCTCTCCGACATGGTGGCACGATTCGGGCACACGCCCCTTTCATCCGCCACCGCGATCCGCGAACGCGTCCAGACTGCAGGATTCGAATCCCCGCCGCTCCAGATCACTCCCGAAGAGCCCAAGAAAGGACTGAAGTGGGCGGCAGTCGAAGTGCCCGCAGGTGTACGGGGCCGCATGTCCCTCTACGGGCCGATGATCGAGGCCTGCGATGCGGCGATCATCATCAACGATGCCGATCTCGCGTTCGGGTGCATGGGATGTGCCCGGACCAACGAGCTGATCAAGTTCCTCCTCCACCAGAAGGAGATGCCCCGGCTTGAACTGAACTACCCGAAGAACGAGGAGGAAGGCGTGAAATTCGTAGCAGCCATCAAACAGTTCTTGACCGGACTCGGAGGAGCGAAATGA
- the radB gene encoding DNA repair and recombination protein RadB, producing MKIERQTSGDPALDTLIGGGLEPRTITQLYGEPASGKSTLCLVAAIATLRAGHAVVYIDSEGFSIERFRQIAGADTEKIADRLFLFEPLDFEHQGIVIAEAEKVLKAHKPRLLVMDSATALYRTDLEKGRDALQVLTKQMIHLLGYAKRYDIPVIITNQVYMDTTRNTWYGLGGYALEHISKVIVRLEKAESPGLRRARLVKHRSQPEGATIEYEITESGIRSRT from the coding sequence ATGAAGATTGAACGCCAGACAAGCGGCGATCCGGCACTTGACACCCTCATCGGAGGGGGCCTCGAACCCAGGACCATCACCCAGCTCTACGGGGAGCCCGCGAGCGGCAAGAGCACGCTCTGCCTTGTTGCCGCCATCGCCACCCTGCGGGCAGGACACGCAGTTGTCTACATAGATTCCGAAGGTTTTTCCATTGAGCGGTTCCGCCAGATCGCCGGGGCAGACACCGAAAAGATTGCTGACCGCCTCTTCCTCTTCGAACCGCTCGACTTCGAGCACCAGGGGATCGTGATTGCTGAAGCGGAGAAAGTACTCAAGGCCCACAAACCCCGGCTCCTCGTTATGGATTCGGCAACCGCTCTCTACCGCACCGATCTGGAGAAAGGCAGGGATGCGCTTCAGGTCCTCACAAAACAGATGATCCACCTCCTCGGGTATGCAAAGCGGTACGATATCCCGGTTATCATCACCAACCAGGTGTACATGGATACAACCCGGAACACCTGGTACGGCCTGGGGGGCTATGCACTCGAACATATCTCGAAAGTGATCGTCCGGCTTGAAAAAGCCGAGAGCCCCGGCCTGCGCAGGGCCCGGCTCGTCAAGCACCGCTCCCAGCCGGAAGGTGCCACCATCGAATACGAGATCACGGAAAGCGGCATCAGGTCACGGACCTGA
- the atwA gene encoding methyl coenzyme M reductase system, component A2: MKAPLITVDNLCMDFDGERVLKNISFEIAEGEILGIIGRSGAGKTVLMHLIRGVEQPPTTGKVIYHIAACPGCDYMDVASSAGKPCPHCGATLASLDVDLWNEKNEGLKRRVMRRTAIMFQRTFALYGDDRVIENVLHALDDINYPQEKAINRAADLIDQVRLSHRMMHIARDLSGGEKQRVVLARQLAKEPFMLFADEPTGTLDPGTAKVVHSMLSEAAKTNNMGIVVTSHFSQVIEDVAHRAILLADGKIAKMGTPKEVIAEFMKGYEDNETFEEADLGDKVVVARDLVKRYISVDRGVVKAVNGVSFEVYTKEIFGIIGKSGAGKTTLSGILAGLVEPTSGEINVRIGDEWIDMTKPGIDQRGRATGYIGLLHQEYDLFPHRTVLDNLTDAIGLEFPKELAMRKALITLRMAGFSEDKSKEILDRMPAQLSEGERHRVALAQVLIREPRIVILDEPTGTMDPITKIDVKHSIMHSREEMDETFIVVSHDMEFVRDICDRLALMRAGKIVQIGKTAEVLAILTEEEKKVMSQQPQA, translated from the coding sequence ATGAAGGCTCCATTGATCACGGTCGATAACCTCTGCATGGATTTTGATGGCGAGAGGGTACTCAAAAATATCTCTTTTGAGATTGCAGAAGGAGAGATCCTGGGAATTATTGGCAGGAGCGGGGCGGGAAAAACCGTCCTGATGCACCTGATCCGCGGTGTCGAGCAGCCTCCGACAACCGGAAAGGTCATCTACCATATCGCTGCCTGCCCGGGATGCGATTACATGGACGTGGCCAGTTCGGCAGGGAAACCCTGTCCCCACTGCGGCGCCACGCTAGCCTCTCTTGACGTGGATCTCTGGAACGAGAAGAATGAAGGGCTCAAGCGGAGGGTCATGCGAAGAACTGCCATCATGTTCCAGCGGACCTTTGCTCTCTATGGCGACGACCGTGTCATCGAGAACGTCCTTCATGCCCTCGACGATATCAATTACCCGCAGGAAAAGGCCATCAACCGGGCTGCCGACCTCATCGACCAGGTTCGCCTTTCGCACCGGATGATGCACATTGCCCGCGACCTGTCGGGAGGGGAAAAACAGAGGGTCGTGCTGGCCCGCCAGCTTGCAAAAGAGCCTTTCATGCTGTTTGCCGATGAGCCCACAGGCACCCTCGATCCCGGGACCGCGAAAGTCGTCCACTCGATGCTCTCGGAAGCGGCAAAAACCAATAACATGGGTATCGTTGTAACCTCCCACTTTTCCCAGGTCATCGAAGATGTAGCGCACCGGGCGATCCTGCTGGCAGACGGCAAGATCGCAAAAATGGGCACTCCAAAAGAAGTCATTGCGGAGTTCATGAAAGGGTACGAGGACAATGAGACGTTCGAAGAAGCTGATCTCGGCGACAAGGTGGTCGTTGCCCGGGACCTTGTCAAACGGTACATATCCGTAGACCGTGGCGTAGTGAAAGCGGTCAATGGTGTCTCGTTCGAGGTTTATACCAAGGAGATCTTCGGCATCATCGGGAAGAGCGGGGCGGGAAAGACCACGCTCTCGGGAATCCTGGCCGGCCTGGTTGAACCTACCAGCGGGGAGATCAATGTCCGTATCGGTGACGAATGGATCGACATGACAAAGCCGGGCATCGACCAGCGGGGTCGGGCCACCGGCTATATCGGGCTCCTGCACCAGGAATACGATCTCTTCCCCCACCGGACGGTTCTCGATAACCTGACCGATGCAATCGGACTGGAATTTCCCAAGGAGCTTGCCATGAGAAAAGCGCTCATCACGCTCAGGATGGCAGGGTTTTCCGAGGATAAAAGTAAAGAGATCCTGGACCGGATGCCCGCTCAGCTCTCGGAGGGCGAACGACACCGGGTCGCCCTTGCGCAGGTACTCATCCGCGAACCGCGTATCGTGATCCTCGACGAGCCGACCGGTACTATGGACCCGATCACGAAGATCGATGTCAAGCACTCGATCATGCACTCCCGGGAAGAGATGGACGAGACGTTTATCGTGGTCTCCCACGATATGGAGTTCGTCCGGGACATCTGCGACCGGCTCGCCCTGATGCGGGCTGGCAAGATTGTCCAGATCGGTAAGACGGCCGAAGTCCTTGCCATCCTGACTGAGGAAGAGAAGAAGGTCATGAGCCAGCAGCCTCAAGCCTGA